One genomic region from Pirellulales bacterium encodes:
- a CDS encoding SpoVR family protein gives MTNHPFSPLPDYLAQVQTQIEGYAAGHGLDFFPTIFEMVDADQLHEVAAYGGFPNRYPHWRFGMEYEQLCKGYTYGLQKIYELVINNNPCYAYLLKSNATTDQKMVMAHVFGHCDFFKNNYWFSQTSRKMMDEMANHANRVRRCQDRVGTSEVEEWIDACLSIEDLIDIHAPFIKRHSDKSPPPTVRAEPAPGDAAEEEYRAGRFAAKDYMDQYINPPEVLKAESDRLRNEREMDRSFPESPVRDVMGFILEHAPLKGWQAEILGIIRDEAYYFSPQAQTKIMNEGWASYWHSTIMTQQGLEPADIINYADHHSGTMASSPTRLNPYKIGIELFRDIEDRWNRGRFGKEFDECDDYERKRRWNTETNLGRQKIFEVRRVHNDLTFIDEFLTLDFCREHKLFSFGYNQDHENYEIESREFPKIKERLLFQLTNLGRPIIQVRDGNYRNRGELYLEHKHCGVDLKISYARDTLANLERLWRRPVHIETIIEDKVTVFSYDGKEHLSEAA, from the coding sequence ATGACCAACCACCCATTTTCCCCGTTGCCGGATTATCTGGCCCAGGTGCAAACCCAGATCGAGGGTTATGCCGCTGGTCATGGGCTGGATTTTTTTCCCACGATTTTTGAGATGGTGGACGCGGACCAACTGCACGAGGTCGCCGCGTATGGCGGCTTTCCCAACCGCTATCCCCATTGGCGGTTTGGCATGGAGTACGAGCAACTGTGCAAAGGATACACCTACGGCCTGCAAAAAATCTATGAATTGGTCATTAACAATAATCCTTGCTATGCCTATCTGCTAAAGTCCAACGCCACCACCGACCAAAAGATGGTGATGGCCCACGTCTTTGGCCATTGCGATTTCTTTAAAAATAACTACTGGTTCAGCCAAACCAGCCGCAAAATGATGGATGAAATGGCCAACCACGCCAATCGCGTCCGTCGCTGCCAGGACCGCGTGGGCACAAGCGAAGTGGAAGAGTGGATCGATGCCTGTCTGAGCATCGAGGATTTAATTGACATTCACGCCCCGTTTATTAAGCGGCATTCCGATAAATCCCCTCCCCCCACCGTACGCGCCGAACCAGCGCCTGGCGATGCCGCGGAGGAAGAGTACCGCGCGGGACGATTTGCCGCCAAGGACTACATGGACCAGTACATTAATCCTCCGGAGGTTCTCAAAGCCGAGTCCGACCGCCTGCGCAACGAACGGGAAATGGATCGCAGCTTTCCGGAATCTCCGGTGCGGGACGTCATGGGATTTATTTTAGAGCATGCCCCGCTCAAGGGGTGGCAGGCGGAAATTTTGGGCATTATTCGGGATGAAGCTTATTATTTTAGCCCGCAGGCCCAGACCAAGATTATGAACGAGGGTTGGGCCAGTTATTGGCACAGCACGATCATGACGCAACAAGGGTTGGAACCGGCGGATATTATCAACTACGCCGACCATCATTCCGGGACAATGGCCAGCAGCCCGACGCGGTTGAATCCCTACAAGATCGGCATCGAACTTTTTCGGGATATCGAAGATCGCTGGAATCGGGGTCGCTTTGGCAAGGAATTTGACGAATGCGACGATTATGAGCGCAAACGCCGCTGGAATACCGAAACCAATCTCGGGCGGCAAAAAATCTTTGAAGTCCGCCGCGTGCATAACGATCTGACGTTTATCGATGAATTTTTGACGCTGGACTTTTGCCGCGAGCATAAATTGTTTTCCTTTGGCTATAACCAGGACCACGAAAATTACGAAATCGAGAGCCGGGAATTTCCTAAAATCAAAGAACGGCTGCTGTTCCAATTAACAAATTTAGGAAGGCCCATCATCCAGGTGCGCGACGGCAACTACCGCAACCGCGGGGAACTGTATCTCGAGCACAAACATTGCGGCGTGGATTTAAAAATTAGCTACGCCCGCGATACCTTGGCAAATCTAGAGCGGCTGTGGCGGCGGCCGGTCCACATCGAAACGATCATCGAGGATAAAGTGACCGTGTTTAGCTATGACGGCAAAGAACATTTGTCGGAGGCGGCATAA
- a CDS encoding serine protein kinase: MSAGKGIVSLIAERQDLHQFRKKHWVGSFEEYLDLVSQDPKVTRNSFERVYDMIMSYGTSTYEMAREKRVHYNFFDDPEEQGADAVFGLDEPLGALVNAFKSAAQGYGIEKRVLLLHGPVGSSKSTIARLLKRGLERYSQSDDGALYSLGWVDLENRSTIHWCPMHEEPLHLVPERFRPDVEQGLNAQHAEGEYRAKIRGELCPYCRHIYHERLKLYDGDWTRVIQDVRVRRVILSEKDRVGIGTFQPKDEKNQDSTELTGDINYRKIAEYGSDSDPRAFNFDGEFNVANRGIIEFVEVLKLDVAFLYDLLGASQEHKIKPKKFAQTDIDEVILGHTNEPEYRRLQNNEFMEALRDRTVKIDIPYNTTLADEIKIYEKDYNSRKVAGKHIAPHTIEMAAMWAVLTRLEQPKNAGLTLLQKLKLYNGKTLPGFTEDNIKELREAAISEGMLGISPRYVQDKISNALVVHPEAKSINPFMVLNELENGLKHHSLITHEETKQTYRELISVVKQEYTNIVKNEVQRAIAADEDALKRLCSNYIDSVRAYTQREKVRNKFTGQLEEPDERLMRSIEDKIDIPDSRKDDFRREIMNYIAALLMDGRTFDYKSNERLYKALELKLFEDQKDTIKLTSLVSKVVDADTQAKIDVVKTRLIRDFGYDDESATDVLNYVASIFARGDAK; encoded by the coding sequence ATGTCCGCTGGAAAAGGCATCGTCTCGCTCATTGCAGAGCGGCAAGATCTGCACCAGTTTCGCAAGAAACATTGGGTTGGCTCATTTGAGGAATACCTGGACCTGGTCTCCCAGGATCCCAAAGTGACGCGAAATTCGTTTGAACGGGTGTACGACATGATTATGTCGTACGGGACCAGCACCTACGAAATGGCCCGCGAAAAGCGCGTCCATTACAATTTTTTTGACGATCCTGAGGAACAAGGGGCGGATGCCGTCTTTGGCCTGGATGAACCCTTGGGCGCGCTGGTCAATGCGTTTAAAAGCGCCGCGCAGGGTTATGGAATCGAAAAGCGCGTCTTGCTGCTGCACGGTCCAGTCGGCAGCAGCAAAAGCACCATCGCCCGCTTGCTCAAGCGCGGTTTGGAACGCTATTCGCAAAGCGATGATGGAGCGTTGTATTCGCTCGGCTGGGTGGATCTGGAAAATCGCAGTACGATTCACTGGTGTCCGATGCATGAGGAACCGCTGCATTTGGTGCCAGAGCGGTTTCGGCCCGATGTGGAACAAGGATTAAACGCCCAACATGCCGAAGGGGAATACCGGGCCAAGATTCGGGGCGAATTATGCCCCTATTGCCGGCACATTTATCATGAGCGGCTGAAATTGTATGACGGAGACTGGACGCGCGTGATCCAGGATGTGCGCGTGCGGCGCGTGATCCTGAGCGAAAAAGATCGGGTGGGGATTGGGACGTTCCAGCCCAAGGACGAGAAAAACCAGGATTCGACGGAGCTAACCGGGGACATCAATTATCGCAAGATCGCCGAATATGGCAGCGATAGCGATCCCCGGGCGTTTAATTTTGATGGTGAATTCAATGTGGCCAACCGCGGGATTATCGAGTTTGTCGAAGTCCTGAAATTGGACGTGGCGTTTTTGTACGATTTGCTGGGCGCTTCCCAAGAGCACAAGATTAAACCCAAAAAATTCGCGCAGACAGACATTGACGAGGTAATCCTGGGTCATACCAACGAGCCGGAATACCGCCGCCTGCAAAACAACGAATTCATGGAGGCGCTCCGCGACCGCACGGTCAAGATTGACATTCCCTACAACACCACGTTGGCGGATGAAATCAAGATTTACGAAAAGGACTACAATAGCCGCAAAGTGGCGGGCAAGCATATCGCCCCCCACACCATCGAAATGGCGGCGATGTGGGCGGTGTTAACCCGGCTGGAACAGCCCAAAAACGCCGGATTGACGCTGCTCCAAAAGCTTAAGTTGTATAACGGCAAAACGCTGCCAGGCTTTACCGAGGACAACATTAAGGAACTGCGCGAAGCGGCGATCAGCGAGGGGATGCTGGGAATTTCTCCGCGATATGTGCAGGATAAAATTTCCAATGCGCTGGTCGTCCATCCCGAGGCAAAATCCATCAATCCGTTCATGGTGCTCAATGAGCTGGAAAACGGCCTAAAACACCACAGCCTGATCACCCATGAAGAGACCAAACAGACCTACCGCGAGTTGATCAGCGTGGTGAAGCAGGAATACACCAACATTGTGAAAAACGAGGTGCAGCGGGCGATTGCCGCCGACGAGGACGCGCTGAAGCGGCTTTGTTCGAATTACATCGACAGCGTGCGGGCCTACACCCAACGGGAAAAAGTTCGCAATAAATTCACGGGCCAACTGGAAGAACCGGATGAACGGCTGATGCGCTCGATCGAGGACAAGATTGACATTCCCGACAGCCGCAAGGATGACTTCCGCCGCGAAATCATGAATTACATCGCCGCGTTATTAATGGATGGGCGGACATTTGATTACAAGTCGAACGAACGGTTGTACAAGGCGCTCGAACTGAAATTGTTTGAGGATCAAAAGGACACGATCAAGCTGACCAGTCTGGTCAGCAAGGTGGTGGATGCCGACACCCAGGCCAAGATTGACGTGGTCAAAACGCGATTGATCCGGGACTTTGGCTATGATGACGAAAGCGCGACCGACGTGCTGAATTACGTGGCCAGCATTTTTGCCCGGGGAGACGCTAAGTAA
- a CDS encoding DUF444 family protein, producing the protein MVLNIDNDQRRFKQIVQGKVRENLRKYINHGEMIGRQGKEFVSIPLPQLDIPHFRYGKNGSGGVGQGAGEVGSPLGPGKDGDAPGPAGSEPGEHILEVELSLAELAQILGDELELPRIEPKGKASLEQEKTRYTSIRRTGPESLRHFKRTYVQALRRQISTNTYDSGSPRVIPIRDDKRYRAWQTVQLPETNAAIIYAMDVSGSMTDEQKQIVRTEAFWINTWLASQYDGIVHRYVIHDAVAKEVDEETFYRTRESGGTRISSAYKVIHEIIRQDYPASDWNTYVFQFSDGDNWGEDNETSIRLLGQEILPQINLFCYGQVESPYGSGEYIKALAKVFGNSHEKLVLSEIENREGIFDSIKEFLGKGR; encoded by the coding sequence ATGGTTCTCAATATTGACAACGATCAACGCCGGTTCAAGCAGATCGTCCAAGGGAAGGTCCGGGAGAACCTGCGCAAATACATCAACCATGGCGAGATGATCGGGCGCCAAGGGAAGGAATTTGTGAGTATTCCCCTGCCGCAACTGGATATCCCGCATTTTCGCTACGGAAAAAATGGTTCTGGTGGTGTTGGCCAGGGGGCGGGAGAAGTCGGCTCGCCGCTTGGACCAGGTAAGGATGGCGACGCCCCCGGACCCGCTGGTAGCGAACCGGGGGAACACATCTTGGAGGTGGAGTTATCGCTGGCGGAGTTGGCGCAAATTTTGGGGGACGAATTAGAGTTGCCCCGGATCGAGCCTAAGGGAAAAGCCAGCCTGGAACAAGAAAAAACCCGCTATACCAGCATCCGCCGGACGGGTCCGGAATCCCTACGCCATTTTAAACGGACGTATGTCCAGGCGTTGCGACGGCAAATTTCCACGAATACCTATGACTCGGGCAGCCCGCGGGTGATCCCCATTCGCGATGACAAACGTTACCGCGCGTGGCAGACCGTGCAATTGCCGGAAACCAACGCCGCCATCATTTACGCGATGGATGTTAGCGGCTCGATGACGGACGAACAAAAGCAAATCGTGCGGACCGAGGCGTTTTGGATTAACACCTGGCTGGCCAGCCAGTATGACGGCATCGTTCACCGCTATGTCATCCATGACGCCGTGGCCAAGGAAGTTGACGAGGAAACCTTTTACCGCACGCGTGAAAGCGGCGGCACGCGGATTAGCTCCGCCTACAAGGTTATCCATGAAATCATCCGCCAGGATTATCCCGCCAGCGATTGGAATACCTACGTCTTTCAATTTAGCGACGGCGATAATTGGGGAGAGGATAATGAAACCAGCATTCGTCTGTTGGGCCAGGAGATTTTGCCCCAGATCAATTTGTTTTGCTATGGCCAGGTCGAAAGCCCCTATGGCAGCGGCGAGTATATCAAGGCCCTGGCCAAGGTTTTTGGCAATTCCCATGAAAAACTGGTGCTTAGCGAGATCGAAAACCGGGAAGGCATTTTTGACAGCATCAAGGAATTTTTGGGCAAGGGGCGGTAA
- a CDS encoding response regulator gives MDNTTRGGKRILLVDDDQEILESMKLALESRGFQVMIARDGNHGLALAESERPDLLITDMMMPKRSGFLVLEKLRTSDDPNQSVMKIIMITGNEGNRHKSYAETLGVDDYIRKPFAMERLLESVEKLLGVE, from the coding sequence ATGGATAACACCACTCGGGGTGGTAAACGCATTTTACTGGTGGATGACGACCAGGAAATCTTGGAATCGATGAAGCTAGCCCTGGAATCCCGCGGCTTTCAGGTCATGATTGCGCGGGATGGCAACCACGGATTGGCCCTGGCCGAATCGGAACGCCCGGACCTGCTGATCACCGATATGATGATGCCCAAGCGGAGCGGTTTTTTGGTCTTGGAAAAGCTGCGCACCAGCGACGACCCCAACCAAAGCGTCATGAAAATCATCATGATCACCGGCAATGAGGGAAATCGGCATAAATCCTATGCGGAAACTCTGGGGGTGGATGATTACATTCGCAAACCGTTTGCGATGGAACGGCTGCTGGAAAGCGTGGAAAAACTGCTGGGCGTGGAATAA
- a CDS encoding BON domain-containing protein — MQTCLRLSLLLGLFAFHNLAFAQFSGGTINGGGASGIGSSGIGGGGIGSSGIGGSSGLGGSSSGRSTSGAFGNRSLGSSSTGGANNTFGGTQRGGLNQQQGQFGQNGGLGQNRQGQQRQFVGADSGDFANFFGSVVGAQQAAFQGMARQNNMNQGNQQNQGNQGNARSKKTVRAIRTVQFEFASPQPEVLTTTLSTRLNRTKSLSRLSGDIQVQMDGRTAILTGVVKDQRQRDLAERLCLLEPGVSKVQNDLTLPEEVPVPPVR, encoded by the coding sequence ATGCAAACCTGCCTACGACTTTCGCTACTGCTGGGCCTGTTCGCTTTCCACAATTTGGCCTTTGCTCAATTTAGTGGGGGAACAATCAACGGGGGGGGTGCGTCGGGGATCGGCAGCAGTGGTATAGGCGGTGGCGGCATAGGAAGTAGCGGCATCGGTGGCAGCAGCGGCCTGGGGGGTTCCAGTTCGGGCCGATCAACATCCGGAGCCTTTGGCAACCGCAGCTTGGGTTCTAGCAGCACCGGGGGGGCAAATAACACCTTTGGCGGAACTCAACGAGGTGGCCTGAATCAGCAACAGGGTCAGTTTGGCCAAAATGGGGGCCTAGGCCAGAATCGCCAGGGACAGCAGCGGCAATTTGTGGGGGCGGATTCCGGAGATTTTGCCAATTTCTTTGGCTCGGTGGTTGGTGCCCAGCAAGCGGCTTTTCAGGGAATGGCCCGGCAGAACAATATGAATCAAGGGAATCAACAGAACCAAGGGAACCAGGGAAACGCCCGGTCTAAAAAAACCGTGCGGGCCATCCGCACCGTTCAATTTGAATTCGCTTCTCCCCAGCCCGAGGTCCTAACAACTACACTTTCGACGCGTCTGAATCGAACGAAGTCGCTCTCACGGCTAAGCGGCGATATTCAGGTGCAAATGGATGGCCGCACCGCGATCCTCACGGGCGTTGTGAAAGACCAGCGCCAGCGGGACTTAGCCGAGAGATTGTGCCTCCTGGAACCCGGCGTTTCCAAAGTCCAAAATGACCTGACCCTGCCGGAGGAGGTTCCTGTTCCCCCTGTCCGTTAG